The genomic stretch CAAAAAAGGAGCTTATCTAATCCAACTTCAAATTCAATCCCAGAAAAAAAAGATCTTAATCTTTTAGAGCATGTCATGTTATTTGATTACAAAAAGTGcgggaaaaaaaataataacaataataataataacctcataaaaaccctaaaaacctaCCTTTCTTTAAGACATTTCCGACAAAGCAGGTTTTAAACAAAAGCATATAAGACAAAGGAATTAAGTCaaagtttgaaaaagaaagagatttTGCATACAATGTTATGTCCATGCATTAAGTTTGTCTTCAAAATTATTAAATGTGAGAAGAGATAAGAGTGTATGaacagtaaagaaaagaaagtcCCAATTTACAACCACAACTGCCAGGTTCAGGGGTTCCTTGGAGTAGCATTAAAGACACTGTTTTCAGTTTCAGATCTTCTATTGCACACATTACATACATTACCAGCACCAAAAGAAAAAACCCCAAAAAAGAAATGGAACAACAAAAGGGTAAAAGACAAGAAACTTTTATAAGGGGAAAGCTGCATTGATTTCTAGATGACATTTTAGTTGGAATCAGAAGAAgtaagaagaaagaagaaataatgGGGGGCTCTGAGGCTCTTAGCATGTTGTTCTTCATCACCACCACCTTCTTGATGATGATTCTGCTATCATCATTGCAGCAAAGTACCCACATTATTTTTACTGTGGATTCTTTGTGGAATAGTTATGATGTTCATGACATGTATTTCATTGATGAGAGCAGCATTCAACAAGGGAACAACATCAATGATGGAAACAGCAACAACAAGAATGTTGAGAAAATCTCAGGTTTGGATGAGAATGAAGAGAAGCAAGCCATGTTTGTTGAAACATTCAGAACATTGCTTGGACTCAAAAGCTTCCACGAAAAAGTaccttcttcatcttcttcttctgagtTATTATTCTCATTCTCATTCTCTCCTTCACCTTCTCCATCACCAACAAGCATTGAACCTGAGGCTGTAGCTCCATTATCTCCAGCACCTTCTCCTGTGGTTCACAaccatcatcaccatcatcgtcatcatcattattatcattCTCATTGGAATCTGAAGAAAGAagctcatcatcatcatgaagaaGATAGAGGCAGAGCTAAGAAAATACTAGTAGCAATTCTTGTTTCTGTGGGAATTGCTACATTAATCTGTGGTTGTGCCTTAATCTTCTTCTGCAGGAAATTCAGGAACCAAAGGAAGAAACCAAAAAGGACCATGCCACTCTGTAGCagcaagaaaaagaacaaaaacaagGTGAGTTTAAACTCAAGGCTAGATCTGTTTTATCTTGATTCCTTAGGTGAAGATttagaacaacaacaacaaccacaagAAGAAGCAGAAGCTTGCACCTTGAAAGAAATTAGTTATCAGAATAATGCTACTGAAGACTGTGACAATGTTAGTAGTTCTTCCACAAAGGAGATTCTACCTGTTCACGACGAAGAGGAAGAAAATATTGAATCTGAATCTGAATCTGGTGGAAGAGAAATTGGAATCTCTGCTGAccctgaagaagaagaagaagagaatcaTTCATCAGAGAATGAAAGTTTTCATTCCATTATTAATTCACAAACAAATTCAAGACTCTCTAATGCTTCATCTTCTAGCCTTGTTAGTGAAACATTAATGTCACCAAAGGATTCATCACCATTACCAAACCAATTTCTTAGTTCACCAAATAACTCAATTTCAAACCCTAAACCACCGCCACTTACTCCAAAACATGAAAATCAAGAAACTGATGAGACTATTAACCAATTTGTCAAACCCTCCACATCTCCACCGCCTCCTCCGCCACCGCCGCCGCCACCAACTCCGCCTCTTCAAATGCCACTCTTCAGATTACATTCTCTCACTTCTTCATCCAGAGCTTCCTCTCCCTCTCCGCTTTCTTTAAAATCTCATAACTTCTCATCACCATCTCCAAGAAACCCAGACTCAAATCAAAGTCCTCAAACAGAGTTGCCTTCTCCGCCGCCGCCGCAACCGGCGAAATCTCCACGCAACAACAACATTCCACCACCGCCATGTCCACCACCGCCATTTCCAAAGGGCAATGTCAAAACACCACCTCCTCCACCATCTCAACTACCTCAATTCACGGCACTAGGCAAAGATGGAGCACCGCTTCCAAAACTGAAACCGCTTCACTGGGACAAAGTAAGAGCCGCACCAAATCGCACTATGGTTTGGGATAAACTAAGATCAAGCTCCTTTGAGTAAGTAATCAATGGATATGTAATTTGTGTTAACCTTTTTAAGCatattatttatgaattttaattttaatggtTTCAGGTTGGATGAGGAAATGATTGAGTCACTTTTTGGATACAATTTACAGAGTTCTATCAAGAATGAGGAAACAAAGAGCAAAAGCCCTTCTCCAAGCAAGCATGTTCTTGAGCCTAAACGGCTTCAGAACATTACGATACTCTCAAAAGCTATAAATGCAACAGCTGAGAATGTATGTGAAGCCTTAATACAAGGTAAACTCCTCAATCATAAAACTATAATTGATGAACCAATTTTAGTCAGGTAACACATCACCTTTAAGATTCATTGTCTATAATTTGAAGTACAGGATTGATAGTTTAAGacttaatttaaaaaagttgATTAATATTGGTCTAAAAAATTGGTTTCTTAATTATATTAGGTGTGTACTAAAATTaactatcaatataaaatatacattaaaataaaaaaatatatataaaaaataaaaaaattatatatgtatttatacacaaatacataataactaatttaaagaTTGATTTTTTGTGTACACAGACAACatgattatttttatgttaaatgatgtatactaattttatttatgtttaattattttgttgatccctatagtttcgcaaaattttcaattagattcctatactttttttttcttttaattgagtctttacaccaattttttttaattgggtccctacatttttttttctttttatttaggtccctataccaatttttttttagttgcggtccctataaaattaagccaattactactaagaaggacttaatttaaaaaaaaattagcgcagagactcaattaaaaagaaaaaaaatataaggatctaattaaaaattttatgaaactatagggaccaatagaataattaaatcttttaatTACACGTTCAAAACTTCAATATGCATTTATCATCACAAGTATGATGGGAATAATACATAATGGTGTAATGTAATTAAGGTTGAAAGTGAGTTGAAATGAGTCGAGTTAGACCAAGTTTAAGTTTGGTTCAGGAAAATTGAATTTGGCTCATGGTTTATCTCGTTAACAATTAAGCTTATTTTTTAACTTCAACCTTGACTTACCAAAAGCTCACGAACTAGCTTAAATAACAGGAACataatctataattctatatcaataaattattacttatatatttttaaaaatattaaaaaaatcaaatttatatATTGTCTGTCtatcaattataaattttatatttatgtcctacatcaaaattatatataaaaaatgaatataaaattttaaacaattaaaaacattaatatatatgtaaaattatatattattattatgtatataatcAAACTAGCTCACGAGCTAATGAACTAAGTTTATCTAAATTAAAGCTCGgcttatttaatttatgagtTCAATTCTAGATTCAAATTTGGCTCACCAACTTATAAAACCAGCTTATCAAGCTATTAACGAATCGAGCTAAAAGTGACTTATGAGCTAAGTTTGACTCACTTTCAGCGCTAAATGTAATGTTTCATACAATGAGATTAAGTTATTAAAACCTTATATCTACTTTGTTAGTGAATATATTTTCAATAGAAAAGTTAACATTCattatgaagaaaaataaacatatgtataatttataaaaataagcaaaatttaagcattattaaaaaaatgaaaaataaacatTAACACTATccaaactaattaataaatatgaaaggctgctaaatacaaataaaactaaaatatctttttaagtcttatttatttatttatttcttcaataaatatttactttttatGTAAATATATTTACTATAGATATACATATACAGCGACATTTggtatatataaattaaaccCTAATTATTTTACAAATTCTCTTTTACGTGGTATAGACACTATGGACattggttaaataatgtaatgtTTGTCCCATACTATGAGATAAAGTATTTATCTCTTGCTACTCATGAAATTTAATAATGTGATGAATATGAGAATATTATATCCGAACATTTTAACGGAATACCAATTAACTCGAACACCGacgttttttatttatttatatgcaTCACGGGATGCATGGGAATTTATGTGCCACATGTCTAAGCAGACTATTCAATTGTGGAATCAACGTTGCTACATAAATCTACTAAGATTAAAActaatccattttgtgaaaaatGCAGGTAAGGGCCTTTCTTTGCAACAACTAGAGGCATTGGTGAAAATGGTGCCCACAAAGGAAGAGGAGGCCAAGCTTGCCAACTATAAAGGCGACATCAATGAATTGGGGTCCGCAGAGAGGTTTGTGAGGGCAATGCTTCAAGTCCCATTTGCCTTTCAAAGGGTAGAAGGCATGCTTTACAAAGAGACTTTTGAAGATGAAGTTGTTCACCTAAGGAACTCTTTTTCAATGCTAGAGGTAATACTTATCATCATGTTACCAAAAACTTTTAATGCTTTACTTTAGGAAAATTCTTAGAGCTAATAATTAAATCATTAAATGTGTAGCACCTCAGTTATAGTTGAAATGTTGAAAACTGTGACAAATTGTGGATGTATTAATTCGAAAATGCACcgtttaaaatttttcttgatataatatttaatttggtcTGTGACTATACACGTTTAAgtttagttattaaaattttaattgtcttTATTTAGTcctcaaaaatataattttaccTTAATCCTTAGGATAATTTTTGGCAAGCAGACGTCAAAATTGCATTTgattatgaaaataaaataaaataaaatattgagaataagacacaaaagataaaaatacaaaaattattggtatttttatattttatttagtaataaattaaaataaattataaaaatctaatttatttttattttttcattcaaaaaattaaaaaaattaataaaaaatataattatgaaaattaacaggaataataaaaaaaataagttgtatCTCTTGTCAGtgttttgatatcttttttGTCATGCtacatataaaatatactaatttagTGTTTTTGGATACAATGTTTCTATTTATGTCTTATCTGACAAACACGATTTTTATCGTTGTATTCCTGTCTTAGTATTTCATGTCTGTAAACAAATGTAACCTAACGAAATGCTAATGTAAATAGCTGAATGCTAGGTTGGACTATTGAAACAACACCGATTTGGTTTTGATGCTCAAATAATCCAAAAACGTTGCAATGTCACTTGTTTTGGTGTATATTaaaactttttttcttttaaaataagtgATACAGCATCGTTTTTGTGCTATTTGTTTGTCAAAACAAAAACATCATTTTTAGAAAGTGTAGCATGACATCCGACTATTTATATTAGCGTTCTATTAATGTTTATTTGCCAAAAATTATTCTCAGAACGAACGTGAATTATGTTCACAAAATTTAAGAACTAAATagagataattaaaattttaataattaaattgagACTTGTGTGTGAATTTAGAgattaaattgaatattttatttttttcaagtgATGTGGTCAAATATGATCATTTACTGTATGTTCTTTTAAGTGGGATAAAAGAACATTATATATGGCAAAagattatatgaaaaaaatttgaaaatatttttctattttcatactattaaattcaacaataatattaaaaagacaaaaaaataaaatttattttatttagtatttattaattattataataattaataaatactaaataaaataaattttgtctatttttgttaatttatttttattactaaattgATGCAATGTGACATGCTATAAATCACAATTTAAAAGGTAGATGTTCTTATGATTAAACTACTATTTCTATCTATAAAAGTTGAAAACGCTTATTTATTTATAGAAGATAAAAATTACTATTTGAATCTATAAAAATTGACTTTCACAAGCAAAATTACCCAAACCCTAAATAATTACATATCTTTTACTCATTCTCACTCTTTTTTCCTTCGTGCCAACACTACAATTTTACTTACTATCATCGTCGCTCGACCATCCATGTCGCCGGCCAGTCACCCATTATCGCTGACGGGCACCCTTGATCCTAAATAATTCTAACCTTAAATCTTAAATCTTatattctaaattctaaatttaatcttaaattttatactctaaattagttttattttgtttcactTTTAAATGTTCCTTTTGCTGAGATTTAGatgattttattgtttttaattttgaatatttcCTTGTAATGTTTATTTCTTTCTAATTATTGAGGAGTTTTTAAGTTAGTTGGCAGAATTAATGTTTGAGTCCTATAGTTTTTCCTCATATATATGTGAACTATGTAGGAGGCATGCAAGGAACTAAGATCAAGCAGGCTGTTCTCGAAGTTACTAGAAACCGTGCTGAAGACAGGGAACCGCATGAACGTGGGGACGATCCGCGGCGGGGCAAGAGCATTCAAGCTCGACGCCCTTCTCAAGCTAGCAGACGTCAAAGGCATTGATGGCAAAACCACGCTGCTCCACTTTGTGGTTCAAGAAATCATCCGATCCGAAGGGATTCGAGTTTCAGACAGCATCATGGGAAAAATAAGCCAAAAGAACAACAAAAACAGGACcgaagaacaaaaggaagaggACTACCGAAGAATGGGACTTGAATTAGTCTCTGGCCTAAGCACGGAGCTCTACAATGTGAAGAAAACCGCCACCATCGACTTAGATGTTCTTGCAAGCTCTGTGTCAAATCTATCTGAAGAAATGGCAAAGCTAAAACAACTCGTGGGGAAGGATTTGCATAATGATGGAGAGAGCAGTGAGGGGTTTGTTAACACTATGAAGTGCTTCTTGAGTTATGCTGAGAAGAAGCTGAAGGAGTTGGAAGGAGATGAGAACAGAGTGTTGTCACGTGTGAAGGAGATCACTGAGTATTTTCATGGTGATGTCAGCAATAAAGAAGATCAAAACCCACTTAGGATCTTTGTTATAGTGAGGGATTTCTTGGGGATGTTGGATAGCGTGTGTAAAGAGCTTAGAAGGAATAAATCTACTCGTAGCCCAAACCCTCTTGCACCATTTAGATAGGATTTTGAGAGTAGGATATTTTGGGAGTGTGTGTGTCTCCCTGCCTCTCTGTTCATAGGAAAATTCAGATTTTTCAAAGGATGTTAAgtttataactttgttttgcttttttttttttaaatattcttttaatGGAGTTTTTGGAATATTTGGAGCTTTTATCAGTTGGAACTTAGAGCAGGGCTTTTCTTCACTTCTTGAGGAATCATTAAAGCCATTTTAACTTTGGGAATGGGAGTTGTAGACACTAATCCTTGCCCTTGACATTGTTGTGTTGTTAGAAATACTAATAAGTCTAGTTTTGTAAAGAGATCTGAATGCACTAAGATTCGTGTGTACTTAtatgtaattattttaatttcgtACATGAAGTGATatacattattttattatgtcaATTTAATATACAAGATAaccaataataatatatttttcatgTATTTTTATCTTGCAAGATGAGCTAACGGTTGTCAGCGAACTATAACTCAAATAACATAGTCTTCCAATTTTCACTTAAAAGTCTCGGGTTCGAGTCTCACAATTAagtaaatcaacaataaaaaaaaattacagatATGCAGTGATGTCCGTTGTTTATAAACAATAAACAACTAGTAATCTAGGCACCTTTGTTCCAAGAGTGGAATCATGGATCTAGCTTTAAATTTTTGCGCTCGAAGTAACATGCATATCTATTGTCTTCCTCTATagatattcaaaaaaaaaaatatacagaTCATTCTTTCTTTCTCCATCTATTAATGTCTCTAACTAGGCATTTGGATGCTTATCAAAATTCTTCTGTCCAGTGAGTACTTCTATGACTGCTTTTGAGTCAAACTCAATTCTTAGTCTCTTCAATCCCATAGTATAAGCTAACTCAAGACCTTATTTGATTTCCCATAATTTGGCATAGAAGGTTGAAACATTTTCCAATGTTATATGAGAAACCAACCACCCATTTgccattttcatttttcaaaagCCCACCGCATCCAGTCTTGCTCTCTCCTCCGTATACCGGAGCCATCCGAGTTTTGAGACACCCACCCACACCGTGGGACGACCCATTTAATATTGCAAACTTTGAATGTCCTGTTCAGCGCCAAATTCTTTCTTCTCTGCACAGTCCTCCAGAAGAGGATTGGGAGGTCTTTTGTAATTCTGATTGTGGGTTTTCTGTGTGACTTGATTTCAGTCCAATAAGTTAATAATAGTTTGTTAGAGATAATTAATTTGCAAATCAAAGCAGTTAGAGAAAGCTAACAAAGTGATAATTAGTTGTAGATATTTTTGGTCACTTGATAAGTTTGTTACAGATGAATTCATTCCCTGATGTATATATATTAGCCTCATGACTAATAGAAAACCCCAACTTTTCTGTTTCACTTCACAAAACTATTTCTCTttattctctctcttcttcatcttctctgcATCTCCAACCTCTCTATTTTTATCCTACTTTCACATTTTTCTCATCTCAAAACTCATTCCACAGAGTTCGATAGAGCTACTGTCCTTCTTGCACGCATTTAACATGGTGCGGTGAGCGTGGAGAAGGTAGTGGTGTTCCGATCGACGAGTTCATGAGAGAAGGATTTGAATTTGTGATAAAACAAAGTCATTAAGTTGAATTGGTTGAGGAATTATTTTGAAATTCTCCTAATCAAGTGAGATATTCAACAGTAGCGATTTCTTGATGGCTGAAGAAAATCCAGAGGGTTTCAATCGATCCTCTAGTGGAGCACAACTGGGATCCATGGATGTGCATCAAATTGCAAGCTTTCTTAATCAATTGTCCACATTACAAGCTCAAATCTCCAAAGCTGGTTCAAGTCCGATTTCAGATCCCGCAAGTCCCTACTTCATACATCCTGGTGAGAGTCCTGGTTCGCCTCTGATATCAATTACTCTAAATACAAATAATTACCATAGATAGAGTAGAGCAATGCTGTTAGCATTAAAATCAAAGaataaattgaaattcataGATGGTTCAATAAAGAAGCCAGATCCAACAGATGCATTGTTTGAGGCATGGGAAAGATGCAATACATTTATTGTCTCGTGGATTAATCTGTCTTTGAGTTCTGAAATTTCTGAAAGTGTGATTTGGAATAATGTTGCCTCTAATCTGTGGAGAGATTTGGAACATAGATATTGTCAGGGAGATCGGTTTCGAGTGGCTGAGTTAGAGGAAGAGATGTACCAAATGAGACAAGGCGAATTGACAATTACAACATATTTTACAAAGTTGAAGGCTATTTGGGAGCAATTAAATGGATTCAGACCAATTCCTAATTGTATAATGTGTACTGAGGACTGTAAGTGTTCTCTAACAATCTATTTTTAACAAATGTTCTTTTCATTCCATCTTTTGATTTCAAATTGATTTCGGTGTCAAAACTTACAACACTTTTAAAATGCAAAATGCTTATTGATGATGAAACATGTGAAATTCAGGATCAAGCTACATTGAGGACGATTGGAGTAGCTAAATGTGCCGATGGACTATATACAATGAACAGCCCTACAATACATAGTGATTCATCAAAATCTGCAACATTAACACTTCATTCTTCCAATAATTCGTTAGGTCAGAATAATAAgcatttagatgtagtttctattTCTGATGAACATCTATGGCATGTAAGGTTAGGACATATTCCATTTAATAAAATTGCAATGTTGCAGAAAGATTTTCCTTATATCCAATGTAAAGAAAGCAAAGTCACACCTTATGACTCATGTCATTTCACTAAACAAAAGAGATTACCATTTTTTCATAGTATTAGTAAATCTAAAAATTGTTTTGATCTTATACACATGGATATTTGGGGACCACTATCCACACTTTCTAGTTCCGgacacaaatattttttaacagtGGTAGACGACAAGAGTAGATACACATGGGCTTATTTCATGAAAACAAAGTCAGAAGTATCCATACTTTTACAAAATTTTGTGCAATATGCTAACGTTCAGTTTAATGCACAAATAAAATGCATTAGAACTGATAATGGACCTGAGTTTTTATTGAGAGATTTCTTCACTAAGAGTGGAATAGTCCATCACATCTcttgtgtagaaactccacaaCAAAACAGTATCGTTGAGCGCAAGCATCAACACATACTTGGCGTTGCAAGGGCATTGCTGTTTCAGTCTCACATACCCAAAATTTTTTGGCAATTTGCCATAGCTCATGCAATTCATTTGATCAATCGAGTTCCAAGCATTTTTTTAGACCATTGCAGTCTTTATCAGATTCTATTTCAAACTTTGCCGAATTTACAAAATTTGAAAGCATTTGGATGCTTAGCTTATGCTAGTACACTTGCTCATGGCAGAACTAAATTGGACCCTAGAGCTAAGAAGTGTGTATTCTTGGGTTTTAAAGATGGTACAAAAGGTTACATTTTACTTGATCTTAATACTAGGGAGATCTTTACTTCAAGACATGTTATCTTCTATGAAAATTATTTTCCCTACTTGTCTCATTCTTCACAGTTGCATGATTCCACTTACACTTCAACTATTGGTGCTGGTTGCAGGACTAATAATCTTCAATTTCAAGATTTAGATCCATTTATTTCCTGCACTTATCACTCACCTGCATCACCGCATTCTTCAAATGCAACTTCTCCTGACATTCCTATTTCATTGGAAAATAATGCAGCACATTCATTAGAAAATAATACATCTCATTCATTAAATCATTATGAGTCTCATTCATTAGACACACCACATGAGGATTTAAATACAACACAACATCACCCTGCATCTCAGCAGAATTTAGGCACACATGTTTCTGCTGACATCATTCCTATTGCATCAACAAGACCTATTAGGAACCGCAAACCACCCTCCTACTTACAGGACTATCATTGTATGTTGGCCACAGCAGGTTTAGCACCTCCTTCTACTCAAAGATATCAAATTTCTAACTTTCTTTCATATAATAagctaaattttaattacaaatctTTTTGTTTGGCCGTCTCTTCAAATCCTGATCCTCGTACTTATGAGGAGGATGTTGCTCATCATTGCTGGAGAGAGGCTATTCAAAGTGAGTTGGAGGCATTGAAGTTAAACAATACTTGGAGAGTTTGCAAACTTTCAATTGGTAAGCGAGCCATTGGTTGCAAGTGGGTCTTCCGAACCAAATTTCATGCAGATGGTAGCATTGAAAGACGCAAAGCTAGGTTGGTTGCGAAAGGTTTCACACAGATTGAAGGGGTCGACTTCATTGATACATTCAGCCCTGTGGTTCGGATGACTACTTTGAGATTAGTGTTAGCAGTTGCAGCAGCTAAGAAGTGGCACTTGAAACAACTTGACGTCAATACGGCATTTTTACATGGCGATCTAAATGAAGATGTTTACATGAAAATCCCTCCGGGCTTGGATGAACAGCAAGGGATGGTGTGCAAGTTACAAAAATCTCTTTATGGCTTGCGACAAGCAAGTAGACAATGGAATTTGAAGTTGACAGCCACACTTATTACCTTGGGATACAAGAAGTCCATTTTCATACCAAAATTACAGCTTCAAGGATCACCATTATCCTTGTCTATGTCGATGATTTAGTGCTCACGGGGGATGACATTTCAGAGATTAATCGAATTAAAGGAATTCTTCATGACAAGTTCAAAATCAAGGACATTGGTGACTTGAAGTTTTTCTTAGGCATGGAAGTTGCACGTTCAGCCAAAGGTATTCATCTTTGTCAGCGAAAATATGCCTTGGACATTCTTGAAGATTTTGGTTTCTTGGATTACAAACCTGTCAGTACCCCCATGGACTACCATGCGAAACTATCTTCCGAAAATGGCACTTTGCTCTCTGATTTCACCAATTACCGGCAACTAGTTGGTCGCCTTATGTATCTAGCCAACACACGTCCGGACATCTCTTATGTGATGGGCAGATTGAGTCAATTCATTGACTGCCCAACTACTACTCACCTCGAGGCAGCTTTTAGGGTCTTGAGGTATCTCAAGGGTTGTACCACACTTGGCCTTTTCTTTCCTTCTGATTCTGACTTTTCAGTAACTGATTTCTCTGATTCTGATTGGGCTGCTTGTGTAGATACACGACGTTCAATCACTGGTTACTGTTTTTATCTTGGGTCAGCATTGATTAGTTGGAAGAGCAAGAAACAATCAACCGCCTCCCGGTCTTCATCTGAAGCTGAATATCGTGCATTAGCAAATGCTACTTGCGAGGCCCAGTGGCTTTCTTTCATTTTCCAAGACATTGGCATGCCACTTATGGCTCCGATTACCATTTTTTGTGATAACAGATCTGCAATTCACATTGCCGCCAATCCCATCTTCCATGAGCGTACTAAGCACATTGAAGTTGACTGCCACATTACTCGTGAGAAGCTACAAAGCGGCTTGACGCACTTATTGCCCGTTTCCTCTGCTGATCAATTGGCAGACTTCCTCACCAAACCTTTGGCACCAGGACCTTTCTCCATCAATTTGTCCAAGCTAGGATTGCTTGATCTCCATCGTCCTAGCTTGCGGGAGGCTGTGACTTGATTGGTTCAGTCCAATAAGTTAATAATAGTTTGTTAGAGATAATTAATTTGTAAATCAAAGCAGTTAGAGATAGCTAACAAAGTGATAAGTTTGTTACAGATGAATTCATTCCCTGATGTATATATATTAGCCTCATGACTAACAAAAAACCCCAACCTTTCTGTTTCACTTCACAAAACTATTTCCCtttattctctttcttcttcatcttctctgcATCTCCAACCTCTCTATTTTTATCCTACTTTCACATTCTTCTCATCTCAAGAACTCATTCCACAGAGTTCGATGAGAGCTACTGTCCTTCTCGCACGCATTTAACATTCCGGTTCC from Arachis stenosperma cultivar V10309 chromosome 9, arast.V10309.gnm1.PFL2, whole genome shotgun sequence encodes the following:
- the LOC130951610 gene encoding formin-like protein 11 encodes the protein MGGSEALSMLFFITTTFLMMILLSSLQQSTHIIFTVDSLWNSYDVHDMYFIDESSIQQGNNINDGNSNNKNVEKISGLDENEEKQAMFVETFRTLLGLKSFHEKVPSSSSSSELLFSFSFSPSPSPSPTSIEPEAVAPLSPAPSPVVHNHHHHHRHHHYYHSHWNLKKEAHHHHEEDRGRAKKILVAILVSVGIATLICGCALIFFCRKFRNQRKKPKRTMPLCSSKKKNKNKVSLNSRLDLFYLDSLGEDLEQQQQPQEEAEACTLKEISYQNNATEDCDNVSSSSTKEILPVHDEEEENIESESESGGREIGISADPEEEEEENHSSENESFHSIINSQTNSRLSNASSSSLVSETLMSPKDSSPLPNQFLSSPNNSISNPKPPPLTPKHENQETDETINQFVKPSTSPPPPPPPPPPPTPPLQMPLFRLHSLTSSSRASSPSPLSLKSHNFSSPSPRNPDSNQSPQTELPSPPPPQPAKSPRNNNIPPPPCPPPPFPKGNVKTPPPPPSQLPQFTALGKDGAPLPKLKPLHWDKVRAAPNRTMVWDKLRSSSFELDEEMIESLFGYNLQSSIKNEETKSKSPSPSKHVLEPKRLQNITILSKAINATAENVCEALIQGKGLSLQQLEALVKMVPTKEEEAKLANYKGDINELGSAERFVRAMLQVPFAFQRVEGMLYKETFEDEVVHLRNSFSMLEEACKELRSSRLFSKLLETVLKTGNRMNVGTIRGGARAFKLDALLKLADVKGIDGKTTLLHFVVQEIIRSEGIRVSDSIMGKISQKNNKNRTEEQKEEDYRRMGLELVSGLSTELYNVKKTATIDLDVLASSVSNLSEEMAKLKQLVGKDLHNDGESSEGFVNTMKCFLSYAEKKLKELEGDENRVLSRVKEITEYFHGDVSNKEDQNPLRIFVIVRDFLGMLDSVCKELRRNKSTRSPNPLAPFR